One Luteolibacter arcticus DNA segment encodes these proteins:
- a CDS encoding TonB-dependent receptor: MFSRSPLLLLALGTATLQAHDIASELTPLIVSGKAEFMLGEAETASKGQASREELLERPWLRKGELLESVPGLVVTQHSGDGKANQYFVRGYNLDHGTDFGVFVDGMPANNRAHAHGQGYTDINFIIPEFVQQLDYQKGPFFTERGDMTTAGAAEFSLVNELEHGFAGVTFGEDNYWRGVFGDSVDAWGGVLTFGGEATYYEGPWVLDEDASRFNGIVRWHRGDEDNYFNITFLGSQGEWRATDQIALRAVAGGQIDRFGYIDPTDGGESQRYSLSTTFGMRDQDTVIRGKAWAGYYDLDLFSNFTYFLDDPVNGDQFHQSDARGFAGADFAVDLENRQIFNAGTTYTFGFQTQNDWISDLGLSDTVARNELATVREDDVFIGSYSLYAESKTTWTEWFRTEAGVRGDLFVSQVDSDLPANSGGEVDAMIVPKLNLIFSPGDHHEYYLNLGGGFHSNDPRGVNLKIDPNTGAPAQSVDPIVRTWGTELGTRSQWTQCFTTTVALWALFNDSELLYVGDAGNVEAGPATTRYGIEFAGYYRPNNWLAVDAEVSLAEGRYNDIWSTGGPWVENQVPVVISSGITLGGGTGFFGALRGRYFCERPLTATKGVQGSESFMVNARAGYRTENWELALDCLNLLDRADNDIEYYYASRLPGEPAGGVDDIHFHPTEPRTLRASFTWFW; this comes from the coding sequence ATGTTCTCCCGCTCCCCGCTGCTGCTGCTGGCCCTAGGAACCGCCACGCTCCAAGCGCACGATATCGCTAGCGAGCTGACCCCGCTGATCGTCAGCGGAAAGGCGGAATTCATGCTCGGCGAGGCGGAAACGGCCTCGAAAGGGCAGGCATCCCGTGAGGAACTGCTGGAGCGGCCGTGGCTGCGGAAGGGCGAACTGCTGGAATCCGTGCCCGGGCTGGTGGTCACCCAGCATTCTGGCGACGGCAAGGCGAACCAGTATTTCGTCCGCGGCTACAACCTCGACCACGGCACCGATTTCGGGGTCTTCGTCGATGGAATGCCAGCGAACAACCGCGCGCACGCCCACGGCCAAGGCTACACCGACATCAATTTCATCATCCCCGAGTTCGTCCAGCAGCTCGACTACCAGAAGGGACCGTTCTTCACCGAGCGGGGTGACATGACCACCGCGGGTGCCGCCGAGTTTTCGCTGGTGAATGAACTGGAGCACGGGTTCGCGGGCGTGACCTTCGGCGAGGACAACTACTGGCGCGGGGTCTTCGGCGACTCGGTCGATGCCTGGGGCGGCGTGCTTACCTTCGGCGGCGAGGCGACCTACTACGAAGGCCCGTGGGTGCTGGATGAGGACGCGAGCCGCTTCAATGGCATCGTCCGCTGGCATCGCGGGGATGAGGACAACTATTTCAACATCACCTTCCTCGGTTCGCAGGGCGAGTGGCGGGCCACCGACCAGATCGCGCTGCGTGCGGTGGCCGGCGGGCAGATCGATCGCTTCGGCTACATCGATCCCACGGACGGCGGCGAGTCGCAGCGCTACTCGCTTTCGACCACCTTCGGCATGCGCGATCAGGATACCGTGATCCGCGGCAAGGCGTGGGCCGGTTACTACGATCTCGATCTGTTCTCGAACTTCACCTACTTCCTCGACGATCCGGTCAATGGCGACCAATTCCACCAGTCGGATGCCCGTGGCTTCGCCGGTGCCGACTTCGCCGTGGATCTGGAAAACCGGCAGATCTTCAATGCCGGAACCACCTACACCTTCGGCTTCCAGACGCAGAACGACTGGATCAGCGATCTCGGGCTCTCGGACACCGTCGCGCGAAACGAATTGGCCACGGTGCGCGAGGACGATGTCTTCATCGGCAGCTACTCGCTCTATGCCGAATCGAAAACGACATGGACCGAGTGGTTCCGCACCGAGGCCGGTGTGCGCGGCGATCTCTTCGTGAGCCAGGTGGATAGTGACCTGCCTGCCAACAGCGGCGGCGAAGTGGACGCGATGATCGTGCCGAAGCTCAACCTGATCTTCAGCCCCGGCGACCATCACGAGTACTACCTGAATCTCGGCGGAGGCTTCCACAGCAACGACCCGCGCGGCGTGAACCTCAAGATCGACCCGAACACGGGAGCGCCGGCTCAGTCTGTCGATCCGATCGTGCGCACTTGGGGGACCGAGCTCGGCACTCGCAGCCAGTGGACGCAGTGCTTCACGACCACGGTCGCATTGTGGGCGCTGTTTAATGACTCGGAGCTGCTTTACGTCGGCGACGCCGGTAATGTGGAAGCGGGTCCGGCGACCACGCGTTACGGGATCGAGTTCGCCGGCTACTACCGGCCTAACAACTGGCTCGCCGTGGATGCGGAAGTCTCGTTGGCCGAGGGCCGCTACAATGACATCTGGTCCACCGGCGGCCCGTGGGTGGAGAACCAGGTCCCGGTCGTGATTTCGAGCGGCATCACGCTGGGCGGTGGCACCGGCTTCTTCGGCGCGCTGCGCGGCCGTTATTTCTGTGAGCGTCCTTTGACCGCCACGAAGGGCGTGCAGGGCAGCGAATCCTTCATGGTGAATGCCCGCGCCGGCTA
- a CDS encoding DUF7133 domain-containing protein translates to MRPHTFVAALLGTLQLAAQQGDNKAHTKMDPVVPEKDIPPSPVLSVDDALKSFKIAPGFVIEPVVTEPLVEKPVCIDFDPAGRMWVCEMRGYMPDIDGAGEKTPEGRISVLEDTDGDGTADKKTVFLDKVLLPRAVTVFEDGILFLDENRLCWAKRDGLKIVGEPEVIDQKFNGGGNVEHKPNGLMPDLDNWLYLAKSEKRLRRVNGKWQIEPTSFRGQWGIARDDWGRLYHNHNSAFMFGESLAPNLLQGNPAVKMKYNDTAALGNNRTWPVRVTPGLNRAYLSKANGYNEQTLDPKTHKLINCTAAAGLTVYRGTNFPKDWYGTGFSTESSVNLVKAIKIEENDGKLSGTHPLGEKEFLASTDERFRPVNVYTAPDGSLYLVDMYHGIIQHKTYQTTYLRQQHLSRGLDKPGFGHGRIYRIRSTSGKLEPKVDIGALKGLDLVKMLMHANAWHRETAQRVMVQSKDAALVPLLAKLAASGPPVARVHAFWTLEGMGELKSEHLKAALTDKDPKVQSSALWACTRLDPAELSKIEAGLVALKPAAPEVAPYLARVLGSLGTQKALDALAALLKDESKVRFIREAAVSGLHGHEAEFQKLADPKDKALAGWLEQGAKNGPAKSDGPSLKGAELASFNRGKALFAGEAVCFSCHGPDGSGVVGLGPPLDGSEWVTGKPEILINIMLHGMTGPVTVAGVEYKPTADMPSLGVNPMFTDQKLADIATYVRNEWDNKAPAVTEETVKKQRDATKDRAGKPWTAGELK, encoded by the coding sequence ATGCGTCCGCACACTTTCGTCGCCGCCCTGCTCGGCACTCTCCAGCTCGCCGCCCAGCAGGGCGATAATAAGGCGCACACCAAGATGGACCCGGTCGTTCCGGAGAAGGACATCCCACCTTCGCCGGTGCTGTCGGTAGACGATGCCTTGAAGAGCTTCAAGATCGCGCCCGGCTTCGTCATCGAGCCCGTGGTCACCGAACCGCTGGTGGAAAAGCCGGTCTGCATCGACTTCGACCCCGCCGGCCGGATGTGGGTCTGCGAGATGCGCGGCTACATGCCGGACATCGATGGCGCTGGCGAGAAGACCCCCGAAGGCCGAATCTCCGTGCTCGAGGACACCGATGGCGACGGCACGGCCGACAAGAAAACCGTCTTTCTCGACAAGGTGCTGCTCCCCCGCGCGGTGACCGTATTCGAAGACGGCATCCTTTTCCTCGATGAAAATCGCCTGTGCTGGGCCAAACGCGACGGCCTCAAGATCGTCGGCGAACCAGAGGTGATCGACCAGAAATTCAACGGCGGCGGTAACGTCGAGCACAAGCCGAACGGGCTGATGCCCGACCTGGACAACTGGCTCTACCTCGCCAAGTCCGAGAAGCGGCTGCGCCGGGTCAACGGCAAGTGGCAGATCGAGCCGACCTCGTTCCGCGGTCAGTGGGGCATCGCCCGCGACGACTGGGGCCGCCTCTACCACAACCACAATTCCGCCTTCATGTTCGGCGAAAGCCTCGCCCCGAACCTGCTGCAGGGAAATCCGGCGGTGAAGATGAAGTACAACGATACCGCCGCGCTCGGCAACAATCGCACCTGGCCGGTCCGCGTCACACCAGGATTGAACCGCGCCTACCTCTCGAAGGCCAACGGCTACAACGAGCAGACGCTCGATCCGAAGACCCACAAGCTGATCAACTGCACTGCCGCCGCCGGTCTCACCGTCTATCGCGGCACGAATTTCCCGAAGGACTGGTATGGCACGGGATTCTCCACCGAATCCTCGGTCAATCTCGTGAAGGCGATCAAGATCGAGGAGAACGATGGCAAGCTGAGCGGCACCCACCCTCTCGGCGAGAAGGAATTCCTCGCCTCCACCGACGAGCGCTTCCGGCCGGTGAACGTGTACACGGCACCGGATGGCTCGCTCTACCTGGTGGACATGTATCACGGCATCATCCAGCACAAGACCTACCAGACCACCTATCTGCGCCAGCAGCACCTCTCGCGGGGGCTGGACAAGCCGGGCTTCGGCCACGGCCGCATCTACCGCATCCGTAGTACGTCCGGAAAGCTGGAGCCAAAGGTGGACATCGGCGCGCTCAAGGGGCTCGACCTCGTGAAGATGCTGATGCATGCGAACGCTTGGCACCGCGAAACGGCCCAGCGCGTAATGGTGCAGAGCAAGGATGCGGCACTGGTGCCATTGCTCGCGAAGCTCGCAGCCAGCGGACCGCCGGTCGCCCGCGTCCACGCATTCTGGACGCTGGAAGGAATGGGCGAGCTGAAGTCCGAGCATCTCAAGGCCGCACTGACGGACAAGGATCCGAAGGTCCAGTCGTCCGCCTTGTGGGCCTGCACCCGCCTCGATCCGGCGGAGCTTTCCAAGATCGAAGCCGGGCTGGTCGCGCTCAAGCCCGCCGCGCCGGAGGTGGCCCCCTATCTGGCCCGCGTGCTCGGTTCGCTCGGCACGCAGAAGGCACTCGACGCGCTCGCGGCGCTTTTGAAGGACGAGTCGAAGGTCCGCTTTATCCGCGAGGCCGCCGTCTCGGGCCTGCATGGCCACGAGGCCGAGTTCCAGAAGCTGGCCGACCCGAAGGACAAGGCCCTCGCCGGCTGGCTTGAACAGGGTGCGAAGAACGGCCCCGCCAAATCCGACGGACCTTCGCTCAAGGGAGCGGAGCTGGCATCCTTCAACCGCGGCAAGGCGCTCTTCGCCGGTGAAGCGGTCTGCTTTAGCTGCCATGGACCGGACGGAAGCGGCGTCGTCGGCCTCGGCCCGCCGCTCGATGGCTCCGAGTGGGTCACCGGCAAGCCGGAGATCCTGATCAATATCATGCTCCACGGCATGACCGGGCCGGTCACCGTAGCGGGTGTGGAGTACAAGCCGACCGCCGACATGCCGTCGCTGGGAGTGAATCCGATGTTCACCGACCAGAAGCTCGCCGACATCGCGACCTACGTCCGCAATGAGTGGGACAACAAGGCCCCCGCCGTCACCGAGGAGACGGTCAAGAAGCAGCGCGATGCCACCAAGGATCGCGCTGGCAAGCCATGGACGGCTGGCGAATTGAAGTAA